Below is a genomic region from Bacteroidia bacterium.
GAATATGCCCAACTGCTATTCGGAAACGAAACGGCTCTTGGAAAAACTTTGAAATATGCTCGACTTAGTTATACCATCACCGGAGTTATTGATGATAAGCACTTAATAAGCCATTTTAAACCCAAAGGCCTCTTAACTATGCAATCCATAAACCCCGACCTTCTCAGCGAAAGTCAGGATGATTGGTTTCGGTTGAGCACTACCACCTATGTAAAGCTTAAACAAGGAGAAACAAAGCAAGGATATGAAACCAAGATTTCTCAATGGAAAAACAATGTGATTGTGCCTTGGATTGAAAAGTATAAACTAAAAGATAAGGTAGACTTTGAACTGATCAATGTGGCTGATATTCATTTCGATTCCTTTTACATTTACGACTCAACTCCAAAGTCTAGTAAAGAATACATTTATATTTTTTCATTCGTTGCTATTTTCTTACTACTCACCGGCTGCTTCAACTACATGAATTTAACAACTGCCCATGCTTCCAACAGGGCAAAAGAAGTTGGAATTCGGAAAGTGGTAGGTGCTGACAGAAAGCAAATTGTTTTCCAGTTTCTTTGCGAAAGTTTATTTACTGCTTTTTTTTCTTTACTGGTTGCTTTGATGTTGGTTGAATTGCTTTCTCCGGGCTATGAAATGCTAACCGGAAATAAGTACGAGGGGCTAAGTAGCATTCTTCATTGGCCATTAATTCTTGCCTCTCTTGTTACAATTGTCATAATTGGGCTGGTAGGTGGAAGTTATCCCGCTTTTTATTTGTCAACCTTTAGTCCAATAGATGTCCTAAAAAGCAAAACAAACCATGTGATGGCTTTTTCTGTTGCCAGATTAAGAAAAATACTAGTAGTAATTCAGTTCGCTTTGGCTATAGGATTGGTATCGTCAACCCTGGTGGTTTGGGAACAGTTTTGGTTTATGAATCAAAAAGATTTGGGATTTAATAAGGAAAAGGTAGCAATTCTGAATTTTCCGGCCGGTGATAAGGCTTTGGCCCAACAAATGCCTGCTATTCAAAAGCATTTAGCCCAGCTTTCTTTTATAAAAGAGTTTTCTATAGCCAGCAATTTACCTGCTTTTAGCTATTCTAGAATTTTATTCTATGTGGGCGATTCTGTTAATCGGAAAGAATATCCCATGAATGTTACTTTTTGTAGCTACAATTTCCCCAAAGTATTGGAGATGGAAATGGTAAAGGGTCGATTCTATTCGCCCTCCATTCCAAGCGATACCATGGGCTGTTTCGTGGTTAATGAAGCTTGTGTAAAGCTCTTCGGCTGGAAAAATCCTATCGGACAAATCCTTGAAAATGGTTTTGGAAAAGGAAAGGTTATTGGCGTGATAAAGGATTACCACTATGAAAGTGTACATAAACCTATTGAACCAATGGTTTTAATGCTTAGTCCGCAAGTTGGGGCCTTCCTTTTGCTAAAATTGGATAACGATAATAGAAAGCAAAATTACCGTCAATTAGCCAGCCTATATCAGGAGTTGTTTCCAGGTCATCCATTTCGAATGACCTACCT
It encodes:
- a CDS encoding ABC transporter permease, with amino-acid sequence MIQNYLIMAWRTLLKNKASSFINIFGLAIGIASFLWIFIFVSEELSYDKCWKDYERIYRVNQIITVPAKSDPFSVTSVIFGPAIDIALQGHEEVARVLAVGPQSVWANGQSHRVDGHYFVDSNLFKIFDFPFLEGDPKTALLLPNTIVISKEYAQLLFGNETALGKTLKYARLSYTITGVIDDKHLISHFKPKGLLTMQSINPDLLSESQDDWFRLSTTTYVKLKQGETKQGYETKISQWKNNVIVPWIEKYKLKDKVDFELINVADIHFDSFYIYDSTPKSSKEYIYIFSFVAIFLLLTGCFNYMNLTTAHASNRAKEVGIRKVVGADRKQIVFQFLCESLFTAFFSLLVALMLVELLSPGYEMLTGNKYEGLSSILHWPLILASLVTIVIIGLVGGSYPAFYLSTFSPIDVLKSKTNHVMAFSVARLRKILVVIQFALAIGLVSSTLVVWEQFWFMNQKDLGFNKEKVAILNFPAGDKALAQQMPAIQKHLAQLSFIKEFSIASNLPAFSYSRILFYVGDSVNRKEYPMNVTFCSYNFPKVLEMEMVKGRFYSPSIPSDTMGCFVVNEACVKLFGWKNPIGQILENGFGKGKVIGVIKDYHYESVHKPIEPMVLMLSPQVGAFLLLKLDNDNRKQNYRQLASLYQELFPGHPFRMTYLSDKLAELYGKERTMIAILGYFSILTILISCMGLFGLSYFIGKQRTKEIGIRRVMGATWWQISLVFSKDFVILVGISILISLPITWLIMDYWLSGFAYSIQLSLLPFLGASLVGMVLAIFTVSLVTAHTAQQSPVEALKHE